The region GTATTTTACCTGTTCCATCGATATGACCGCTTACTAAATGTCCTCCTAGTCTATCGCCTAGTCTTAATGCTCTTTCGAGATTAACCTTACTTCCTGGCGCTAAATTTTTTAGATTACTTTTCCTAATAGTTTCAGGCATGACGTCTACGCTGAATGTATTATCAGTAAAATCTGTAACCGTTAAACATATTCCGTTTGTGCTAATACTATCTCCGATTTTTATGTCTTCCAATACTTTCTTTGCTTTTATGACTATTTTTACAGATTTAGTTCCCTTTAAAATCGATTTAACTATACCTACTTCTTCAACAAGACCAGTGAACAAGTTAATCACCTCCTTTGTTTCGTACATATCCTTCTATCATAATATCTTCATCTAACTTATGAATTTTAATATTATCTATGCAAAAAGAGTCTTTTATAAAGGGAACACCATCTCCATCTACAGGAGTTTTGGACAGATGACCACCGATTATTTTAGGTGCTATAAAGAAGTTTATTTTATCAACTATATTGGATTTTAAAGCGGAATAATTGAGAGTTCCTCCGCCTTCTAGAAGAACGCTGTCTATACCCATTTTACCCAACTTTTTCATAAGATAATTTAAGTCTACTTTGCCGTTTATAGTTGGTGCTGTTAAGACTTCTACTCCCAGGTCTTTAAGTTTTTTGATTTTGTTTTT is a window of Caloranaerobacter ferrireducens DNA encoding:
- a CDS encoding riboflavin synthase, which translates into the protein MFTGLVEEVGIVKSILKGTKSVKIVIKAKKVLEDIKIGDSISTNGICLTVTDFTDNTFSVDVMPETIRKSNLKNLAPGSKVNLERALRLGDRLGGHLVSGHIDGTGKILSFDKEDNAIWVTIKPPEELLKYIIYKGSIAIDGISLTVAYIDNKTFKVSIIPHTKKVTTLIEKSLGDEVNLECDMIGKYIEKFLIYSKETKDDKGIDMDFLKEHGFI